TGATTGTAATAAAATTTTACATTCGTATTACATCTCTAAAGCTATCATCATTGTACGTAATACACAAAATTGTTTATAGAGTGTCTCGTATTTATTTTGGTAATATTTAACTAGGATATTTATTTTAGTCTCTCCAAAAAAATTAAATAGACAATTATTTTCATTATTTAATATGAGAAAAATGCCCAAGAATGACTAAATCCCTGAAATACGAAATATATGACGGCAAAAGGCATTAGTGTACAAGAGCCGTACATGTTTTGTGAAGTAACCGGTCGTGGCATAACGATCGACAATAAGACATAATAATCAGCGTTGATATTAATATCAACATGTTTTATTCACTTATTATgattcttatttgaatattaagttgtactccctccgtccctaaaaacgtttcctatttgtgttggacacgtttgtcaatgcacacttttaattgttaatatttttaaattcgtattagtattaaatataaaaattccACTGTAATAAAGTactgataaatacgaatccaacgagatcactcatgactatgtttgatattatagattataggtaaattagtagtcaatcacTTACCGTGCACAGTACCAAAAGTCAAAAGAGGAAACATTTAACGGGAgagagtataatatatatttgtcCCAGGTATTTGTTTATATCTCAGATAGAGGGTGCACGTGAACTATACTCCTTTCGTGTCAATGATTCTTTACATTGACTGACGAGGATAGACGTGTATTTTAAAACTCTTGTAAAACATGATTTcataaataattttgaatatattttttttttaaataaaactataatatttaaaattttatacaaaaaaaaatttaaaaaattaattatataattatactTTATAGTAGTTTTTAAATACGTGTCAGTCAAGTAGGAGTAAAAAGTACATAAAGAATTTAGTGAGACGggaaaatattataatttattttccGTTTTTGTGTTTTCtgaataaaaaattaattatttcatttttattcaaaaaatataaaatattaaaatacaaatTTACAGAACTATATTTTATACGCTTGTGTCACAAAATTTAAACAAGATAGAAGTGAGTAAAATATTACAGCAGTAGTTTGATGTCGGCCAACGTTGGTTTCATTCAGTAAGTAATTATTTTTCTGATGTTAGTAATTAATAACAGGTGGCAAAATGCAATGCATGGTGCATGAATACCTAGTTTCCAAGAAGGTTACCTAGGTAAGTTTCTCGGGTGTTCGCCTCTTGCAAGATCTCATAGGACACTTGACCCAGTGAGTTGTCctatgttgttttgattatttttcTTCAGCCCATCTTTATCTCACTATAAAAGGCAATGAAACCACTACCTCGTACAAATTGGAGTACTTTAAATATAGTTCCTTATCTTTTTAGTTTCCAAACTTCACACACATAATTGGAGTACTACTGGACATGATAGAGGGAGGGTTTAATTATCTGGACACATCAATGGAGCTTCCAAAAATGTAAGTACTTAACCTTATTTTCTAGTGAACTTGTGATTATATTAACGAGATAGTCTTATAGGAATGAACCATACAGGGGTGATGACTGGACCAGAGATGAGGCACTACAAAATATTGGGAAGGACCTTGAATTAGGTCAACCACAGTTAGAAGAAAACCCCACACAAGTTAACGAAGATTTGCAGCTTTTCGATTCCATCACGCCCTTATCTCCGGCAGCTGATTCTTTGAGTTCCGGTCCTCAAACTAACGATCGGAAAAGAAAGGGAATTGTAAACCAGTGCGAGTGTCAGAGCACGGAGGTGTGTTAGAACTATCTGATATGTTGTTATATGTGTTTTTCTCTTGCACTGAATTGGTCTTCCTTTTAGGTACACAATAAAATAGTTCGAATTGATAAAGGTTTTGGGTATAAAACAGTACTGGACTTACGATTAGTAGTCTCAGTAGACGCAACATTATCAATTCATATTTTGTTTATTGTTCACAATTGTTCATTGTCTGAACTTATTCTTTAAATCTGGTTGTTTATGTTTCGAAAAAAGGCTGAGAACGAGCATAGTTGCATGGCCAAACAAGATGGGGACTCTACATCTAAAAAGAAAGAGATAGTTCGTGAAGCCCGCAATCTCTCTGAGAGGGTATACATTATAACTAATTACCACGTTCTGGAGAAGCTGTATTTGATATGACGAAATAGAATTAACTATTTATTTGGTGTAATTTTGCGCAGAAGCGTAGAGGTAAGATCAGCGAGCAGTTCCAACAACTACAAGAACTTTGTCTCGTACCACAAGGCAGTAAGGTATGCAACATTTATTCATAAATACTTTATTTATTAATCACTATTTTTCTCTGTATGGGTATGCACAACATTCTAAGaactctctctctgtctctctctggctccctctctctccctctctggctctctctctctctctctctcttcctctctctctctgtggctctctctctctctggcGCTCTCTCTGGCTCTCCcttatattttaatttgttaTATATATCTTCTCAAATTAAAGGCTAGTCAAGCTTCGATACTGGAGGGAGCAGTTACTTACATGAAATCAACTAAGGTGCTACTTGAGGTACATAGACTGAAATTTCAGTAACATATATACTGGTGTTGAATTAATTACTTCCATAACTAGATTTATAATAAATGATTATAATGTAAGAGTGATCTCTGAGCACAGATGTTAGCAAAGATGTCTCCGGATAATGCCAAAGCTATTGCCCAATTTTACGCTTGCAAATTCGTGTGAACAATATCTCAAAGCCTCTCCAACTATATGGTATCTTAATTTTGTTCAACACTTTCTTGATTATATAATTACTATATAATCATTAAGTACTACTATTTTATCTATACATAACATTAAGGAAACATGTTTACATTTGCAGGCTAATCAGTGTAGACAAAGTAATGCATGTTAGGTCTGGTTTTTTTGCATACTGGCACGGGCACAGGGGCACACGTGGAAGAATTATCAATAGACAGAATATGTACATCTAATCTAATAAGCAGTTTGATGTTTAATTATAAACTATATATAGTGTAATAGATATAGTTTGATCTCTTGTAATTTTGTTTGTAACACAAGAGCAAGCTGGTGCTGTAATACAAAAGTACCCCTATCGGTTCCAAGAATTGGATTGAGTGTTTTCTTGGTTCATTAGTTGGATCCTTGTAAATTTGTGTTAAATTTTTTGCTCAATATATACTCTTTTACATATGAATATATATAAAGGGTAGTAGAGAATAGTGGAGAatcattatttaaaaaatataaaatatataatgtattttattttttatcatatatagttaaaaattttaattatcaagttaaaaatcgaagttacacaattttttatttaaaaaatcattgaaaAAGTTTAAATTGGTTTTATAGCAGAATCACAGTAGAATCACACTtattcaaatttaaaatcaagtaattttatcaaattttaattgttaaaatttttattatatttatattctagattagcatcgaattttatattttttaaaataaaaatttataatttatgaTGAAATTATATGATAAAAACAATGATTCTCCACGGTTCTCCATATAAAATAATTTTCCACGGATTAAAGtcctatatatataaatattggCCCATAGAAAACTTTGAAAATGGGGCGTCACCTTGTATTAACTAATATATGGATGGAATGTATTGGATCATTTGATTgttcttatttttttaaaaaaattaggttTAATTTCCTTATAAATCAGTATATTTCTAATAAATATAGGGTCAGGGACAAGTGATAAGCCAGAATCGTTGAGCTATTTTATCGCCCTCTTGTGACATTAATGATAATACTAATATTTGACCCCATATTaaaaaatgatatttaattaaaaatagtAAATTATAATATCTCTTTGATATTTCACTAAAAACTTATTAACTGCATCTCTCTTTTTTCATTACTTTATTATATATTAGATTAACTAGGAATTACAAGTTGAAGATTAAAACCGAAACTTGTAATTATGCATAAGTTAGAAAATAAAGATGGAAAAAAATCTTTTTCCGGTGTCACTTGACACACCATAAACAAGACTACTACATTCGAGACTGCATATAAAAGAGAGAAAATAGAAGTTTCTTTTGCTAAACTAGAGAAATTATATTGTACATATCTGTAAATTGTAACATGATTTTTTCTCCCTGCACACGAGGCCGATCCTCTGAGGGGTAAGGGGACCCCTTCAATTTTTAGTTTAGTTAAATATGTATAttcaaattatataaaaataaaaaatgacCCCGTTAATTTTTGCCAAAAAAATATTGCCCACTACTTAAAAATTTTTAATGTCAAAAATCTTTATATTGGGGCAATATTTATAAATGAAAGGTAGATatttttgtttaaaaaattaTGAGTTACAAATGAAAGTAGAAGTTAGGAATATATGACAAAAAAGGATAGAATTAGATATTGAACTAGCATTTATAATTAAACCACATATTTTTTTATTAGCTTTTGATTAAAATTCTattcttcagaatttgatcaaATACGTCTTCTAATCACTTAAAGGCCATCTTTTTAAGTATACAGTTGACACAAGAATCAAAgttgattttcaaaatttgaatGTTATTCTTGACCTCGTTCAAAATATGGTTGAAAAATACAATGATAAGGGTGTTATTCGATCCGGACGAGCCGAGTTTTCAGCCGGgtgtaatttattttttttatcgtagataacccgcagccgctacccttcgggtgcgcactgggtaaaccctacgggctcacgcaatagcctgcaaaccacgtgaaccaaggtaaaccgcatttaagcgacaggctctgactcaggaggcataatcataaattctcctcccgtataattcgaacctgtgaccaagaggacaattttcctctctttaaccaactgagacAACCCTTGCGGGCCAGCCGGGTGTAATTCGAGCCAGGTTTAATTGAGTCGAGCTCgctcgtttagttaaacgagccTAAACCTCTGCCCGAACCCGACTCTACCCGGCTCGTTAATTTTCACGAGTTTTAACGAGCCGGGCGAGCCGGCTCGTTCAATTTTACACTAAATCGAGCATAAAACGCTACCCGAATTCGGCTCATTTAATTTCACGAGTCAAGTTAAGCCGACTCGTTTAATTAAACGACCTGAAACATTTACCCAGACTCGAGCTCGTTTACGAAACGAGCCGAGACCAGTAAAATGAGTTCAAGTCGGGCAAACTCGCGAGCTGCCCAGATCTTATTACAACCTTACACAAAGAAATTGAATATCCTTGAGTTTATATGTAGGTAAAATCGTCAGTGATTCTAACGGTTACAATTGCAACAATTCAAAGAGGATTTTTAggcaaaaatatttttaataatctAATATATAAGATcgtatttttgatttttttgagcCGAACTCGAGCTTATTTCTAGCCGAACACGAGCAGAACATGCCAAAtgctcggctcgagctcgttaaAAAAAATTTTCGACCCCCTTATATTCGAAGCTGGATCCGCCACTGACTACACGACAGAAGCCTCAAACTTCAACGTAAAAAATTACTCCTCCTTGTTTTGttttttcttcttcatctatCTAAATTCATCTTTTATTCAATCACATCAAATAAAATGATAATTGCCATAACATTAAACTAGGTAGAATGATAATAGTCATAATATTAAAATAGaacaataatttttatttttatttatcttttcttttccttttcttcaCATTTAATTTACCATATATGTTAAATTAGACAATTATCTTGAAAAAATAGTGATAATAAACAAGAAAAATGAAATGGAGGAGTACTCTAAACTCCTTctgtttttttatttgttactTTGACTTT
This sequence is a window from Apium graveolens cultivar Ventura chromosome 9, ASM990537v1, whole genome shotgun sequence. Protein-coding genes within it:
- the LOC141683045 gene encoding uncharacterized protein LOC141683045, which gives rise to MIEGGFNYLDTSMELPKMGDDWTRDEALQNIGKDLELGQPQLEENPTQVNEDLQLFDSITPLSPAADSLSSGPQTNDRKRKGIVNQCECQSTEAENEHSCMAKQDGDSTSKKKEIVREARNLSERKRRGKISEQFQQLQELCLVPQGSKASQASILEGAVTYMKSTKVLLEMLAKMSPDNAKAIAQFYACKFV